The following proteins come from a genomic window of Achromobacter sp. AONIH1:
- a CDS encoding glycosyltransferase family 2 protein: protein MSRTAAILLCTYDGESYLPAQLDSFDSQTYSNWIVHASDDSRGSGTRAILEQYRQKWGPARMSIWRGPQKGFAANFLSLACNPSIDADIYFFSDQDDIWKPAKIDRAARWLASIPDDVPALYCSRTQLIDEHGNSLGYSPLFKRQPCFANALAQNVGGGNTMAFNRAARDLLVKTGPHTQIVAHDWWTYLLVSACGGHVHYDGCPSILYRQHGGNLIGANKSARARLYRLNMLLKGHLKAWNDTHIEALMPHQSMMSPENRAKLNCFSQARNRSFFPRVWGVLGSGIYRQTVMGNIGLAAAALFNRI, encoded by the coding sequence GTGAGCCGAACAGCAGCGATTCTCTTGTGCACATATGATGGCGAAAGTTATCTGCCGGCACAACTGGACTCGTTTGATTCCCAAACCTACTCAAATTGGATAGTCCACGCGTCTGACGACAGCCGGGGATCCGGTACAAGAGCAATACTGGAACAATACCGCCAGAAATGGGGTCCGGCGCGCATGTCCATATGGCGAGGCCCTCAAAAGGGTTTTGCCGCGAACTTCCTGTCTCTGGCCTGCAACCCTTCAATCGACGCGGATATCTATTTCTTTTCTGATCAAGATGATATCTGGAAGCCTGCGAAAATTGACCGCGCGGCACGATGGCTGGCGAGCATACCTGACGATGTACCTGCCCTATATTGCTCTCGGACGCAGCTGATCGACGAACACGGCAACTCCCTCGGATACTCCCCGCTCTTCAAACGTCAGCCTTGTTTTGCGAACGCGCTAGCCCAGAACGTAGGTGGCGGCAACACCATGGCGTTCAACAGGGCCGCCAGAGACCTGCTTGTAAAAACCGGTCCACACACTCAGATCGTCGCCCACGATTGGTGGACCTACCTGCTGGTCAGCGCCTGCGGCGGCCACGTCCACTATGACGGCTGCCCATCCATTCTCTACCGACAACATGGCGGCAATCTGATCGGCGCAAACAAGAGCGCGAGGGCGCGCCTGTATCGCCTGAACATGCTCCTGAAGGGGCATCTCAAAGCGTGGAACGACACTCACATTGAGGCGCTCATGCCACATCAATCCATGATGTCGCCTGAAAACCGTGCCAAATTGAATTGCTTTTCCCAAGCCCGCAATCGCTCGTTTTTTCCACGCGTATGGGGAGTTTTGGGATCAGGCATCTACCGCCAGACCGTAATGGGCAATATCGGCTTGGCCGCCGCAGCCCTGTTCAACAGAATTTGA
- the rfbD gene encoding dTDP-4-dehydrorhamnose reductase — translation MRSVLFGKDGQVGRELQRALLSFGELIALNRADCDLQDQEAIGNILSRHSPSLIVNAAAYTNVDEAEQHENAAYVVNAHAVGAMARYARRTGSLLIHYSTDYVFDGRSATPYSEQDLTTPINAYGRSKLSGEQAILDEGCNALVFRTSWVYSRYGRNFLSTILRVAAERDTLRVVDDQHGAPTSAEMIADVTALAVSAYRSGTLATGLYHLTASGETSWHDFARHIIDRASTNGAILKLTADEVQPIPTADYPTPARRPANSRLHTRKLAESLRIQLPHWAVHANRTIDQLTHLEQHS, via the coding sequence ATGCGATCAGTTCTTTTTGGCAAGGATGGCCAGGTCGGCCGTGAACTTCAACGCGCCCTTCTCTCCTTTGGAGAACTCATCGCGCTGAACCGCGCCGACTGCGACTTGCAAGATCAGGAGGCCATAGGCAACATTTTGTCCAGGCATTCTCCAAGCTTGATCGTCAACGCGGCAGCCTATACCAATGTCGATGAGGCTGAACAGCACGAGAACGCTGCTTACGTTGTGAATGCGCACGCGGTCGGCGCCATGGCCCGGTACGCCCGGCGTACTGGCAGCCTGCTCATTCATTATTCCACCGACTATGTGTTTGACGGTCGTTCGGCCACTCCCTATTCCGAACAGGATCTCACTACCCCCATTAATGCCTACGGCCGTTCGAAACTGTCTGGGGAACAGGCGATTCTTGACGAGGGATGCAATGCGCTAGTATTCCGGACCAGTTGGGTATATTCCCGATATGGGCGGAATTTCCTGAGCACCATACTTAGAGTGGCCGCCGAACGCGATACATTGAGAGTTGTCGACGATCAGCATGGTGCGCCCACTTCCGCTGAAATGATCGCGGATGTCACTGCTCTCGCCGTCTCGGCATACCGCTCCGGCACTTTGGCAACTGGCCTGTACCATCTCACTGCCAGTGGCGAAACGAGTTGGCACGATTTCGCTCGGCACATCATTGATCGGGCGAGCACGAACGGCGCCATCCTGAAACTGACCGCCGACGAGGTTCAGCCCATCCCGACGGCGGACTATCCGACTCCGGCGCGGCGCCCGGCCAATTCCCGCCTGCATACCCGGAAACTGGCTGAAAGCCTGCGAATCCAACTACCGCATTGGGCAGTACACGCCAACCGAACTATTGATCAACTGACGCATCTGGAACAGCACTCGTGA
- the rfbA gene encoding glucose-1-phosphate thymidylyltransferase RfbA, with translation MKRKGIILAGGSGTRLHPATLAISKQLLPVFDKPMIYYPLSTLMLAGIQDILIISTPQDTPRFEQLLGDGKKWGLNLQYAVQESPDGLAQAFLIGEQFIGNDLSALVLGDNIFYGHDFHLLLNAANQRPNGASIFAYHVHDPERYGVAEFDGDGKVLSLEEKPQSPKSNYAVTGLYFYDQQVIDIAKSIKPSARGELEITDVNRAYLARGSLSVEIMGRGYAWLDTGTHASLLEAGQFIATLEKRQGLKVACPEEIAFRQGWIGEAELESLAAPLSKNGYGQYLQRLLIEKVY, from the coding sequence GTGAAACGCAAAGGCATCATCCTGGCAGGCGGCTCCGGCACCCGCCTGCATCCAGCAACGCTTGCCATCAGCAAACAATTGCTGCCCGTCTTCGACAAGCCGATGATCTATTACCCGCTTAGCACGCTGATGCTGGCCGGCATCCAGGACATTCTTATTATCTCCACGCCCCAGGACACGCCGCGATTTGAACAACTACTCGGCGATGGCAAAAAGTGGGGCCTCAACCTTCAGTATGCCGTGCAGGAATCGCCCGACGGTCTGGCCCAGGCGTTTCTCATCGGCGAGCAGTTCATAGGCAATGATCTGTCGGCCTTGGTCCTTGGCGACAACATTTTCTACGGACATGATTTCCACCTGTTGCTGAATGCCGCCAATCAACGTCCCAACGGCGCCAGCATTTTTGCCTACCATGTACACGATCCTGAACGCTATGGCGTCGCGGAATTCGACGGGGATGGCAAGGTACTGTCGCTTGAAGAAAAGCCCCAGTCTCCGAAATCAAACTACGCAGTGACTGGTCTGTACTTCTATGATCAACAGGTTATCGATATCGCCAAGAGCATAAAGCCCTCCGCGCGCGGCGAGCTGGAAATCACCGATGTCAACCGCGCCTATCTGGCGCGCGGCAGCTTGTCCGTGGAGATCATGGGCCGCGGCTATGCCTGGCTCGACACCGGAACCCACGCTTCATTGCTGGAAGCGGGCCAATTCATCGCGACGCTTGAAAAACGGCAGGGGCTGAAAGTGGCATGTCCGGAAGAAATTGCCTTCCGTCAGGGGTGGATTGGCGAGGCAGAGCTGGAGTCGCTGGCAGCCCCTCTATCCAAGAACGGCTACGGTCAGTATTTGCAGCGGCTATTGATCGAAAAGGTCTATTGA
- the rfbC gene encoding dTDP-4-dehydrorhamnose 3,5-epimerase, translating to MKVTKLELPEVLLIEPRVFGDDRGFFFESYNDRDFRSTIGVDCEFVQDNHSKSTKGVLRGLHYQIQQAQGKLVRVVQGRVFDVAVDLRRSSPNFGKWVGAELNETNKHQLWVPAGFAHGFIVLSETAEFLYKTTDYYAPEHERCILWNDPDLNIRWPIDFVPQLSQKDLQGQRFANACVYD from the coding sequence ATGAAAGTCACCAAACTCGAACTACCGGAAGTTCTCCTGATAGAACCTCGCGTGTTTGGTGACGATCGCGGCTTCTTCTTCGAAAGTTACAACGACCGGGATTTCCGCTCCACCATTGGCGTGGACTGCGAATTCGTCCAGGACAACCACTCGAAATCCACCAAAGGCGTTCTGCGCGGCCTGCACTACCAGATACAGCAGGCTCAGGGCAAGCTCGTCCGCGTCGTGCAAGGGCGCGTATTCGACGTGGCAGTCGACCTGCGCCGATCTTCTCCGAACTTTGGGAAATGGGTAGGTGCCGAACTGAACGAAACCAACAAGCATCAGCTATGGGTGCCTGCCGGCTTCGCGCACGGTTTCATCGTACTCAGTGAAACAGCGGAATTTCTATATAAAACCACGGACTACTATGCGCCGGAACACGAACGTTGCATTCTCTGGAACGATCCCGACCTGAACATCCGCTGGCCCATCGATTTTGTACCGCAGTTGTCCCAAAAGGACCTGCAAGGCCAGCGATTCGCCAATGCCTGCGTATATGACTAG
- a CDS encoding glycosyltransferase family 2 protein → MTSFKSGATPTAVKASVIIPTKNPGEIFRRVLPAVLSQETGFSFDVLVIDSGSKDGTVEFVRGVEDQRLRLMEISPSEFGHGKTRNLAVSQTTGEYAVLITHDALPYNLHWLAAMVALADSDPRIAGVFGRHCAYPEASPYTKRDLDGHFGNFAGQPVVWLDDKARYDRDEPYRQRLHFFSDNNALVRRSVWEQIPYPDVDFAEDQIWAQQIIEAGWKKGYAHDGLVYHSHDFALFEKLQRSFDESHALYRLFGYVLSPSAKHMLRTWLGSTHNDLVYARVAGFRRSHFGTVAKMPLHNLMRAIGHYLGSRAQRLPECVRNWLSRDRRMMHGLPTSGWRTRKTQP, encoded by the coding sequence ATGACTAGTTTCAAGTCTGGCGCGACGCCGACTGCGGTCAAGGCGTCCGTCATCATACCCACCAAGAATCCGGGGGAGATCTTTCGCCGCGTTCTGCCTGCAGTGCTCTCGCAGGAAACCGGCTTCAGCTTCGACGTCCTGGTCATCGATTCGGGTTCTAAGGACGGCACGGTCGAATTTGTGCGCGGCGTTGAGGATCAACGCTTGCGTCTCATGGAAATTTCGCCGTCCGAATTTGGCCACGGCAAGACGCGCAATTTGGCCGTTTCGCAAACCACCGGCGAATACGCAGTGCTCATCACTCATGATGCACTCCCGTACAATCTGCATTGGCTTGCTGCCATGGTGGCCCTGGCCGATTCAGACCCCCGAATCGCCGGCGTGTTCGGGCGCCATTGTGCGTACCCGGAGGCCAGCCCCTACACCAAACGCGATCTGGACGGGCACTTTGGCAATTTTGCCGGACAGCCCGTGGTCTGGCTCGACGACAAGGCCCGCTATGACCGTGACGAGCCCTACCGCCAGCGCCTGCACTTCTTCTCGGACAACAACGCGCTGGTGCGTCGATCCGTGTGGGAACAGATTCCCTATCCCGATGTCGATTTTGCCGAGGATCAGATCTGGGCCCAGCAAATCATCGAAGCCGGATGGAAAAAGGGCTATGCGCATGATGGCCTGGTCTACCATTCGCACGATTTCGCCTTGTTCGAAAAACTGCAGCGCAGTTTCGACGAATCGCATGCGCTGTATCGTTTGTTCGGCTATGTCTTGTCACCAAGCGCCAAGCACATGCTGCGCACCTGGCTGGGGTCGACACACAACGATCTCGTCTATGCGCGTGTCGCCGGCTTTCGTCGCAGCCATTTCGGTACTGTGGCCAAGATGCCGCTCCACAACCTGATGCGAGCAATCGGGCACTACCTCGGCTCACGCGCCCAACGATTACCGGAGTGCGTGCGCAATTGGCTTTCTCGGGACCGGCGCATGATGCATGGATTGCCAACATCCGGCTGGCGAACAAGAAAAACGCAACCATGA
- a CDS encoding glycosyltransferase family 4 protein, which translates to MRAQLAFSGPAHDAWIANIRLANKKNATMKHILHKARAAWRYGRTHGLKALRQRIRQEFNSQALMGSPVFAKAEIVRAYGFVVEHPVGAPYRPGMASPNTVNWFIPQVGRGSGGHLNIFRFIRNLEHQGFDCRIIISGGPPTLDPREVEREIADWFFPLKAKAYIGSDSAPTAHISIATAWHTAYDVRNFQTTRHKCYFVQDYEPWFFPAGSLATFAEETYRFGFTGITAGTWLADMLHRDFGMTTHAVSFSYDRELYRVLPRKNPETKNIFFYARPNTARRSFELGVLVLAEVAKRHPDAIAVLAGADLSGYEIPFKHTNPGIVDLADLPALYAQCDVGLVLSFSNLSLLPLELMACGVPVVSNRAPCTEWLLSDEIALLERPTVLALANAICTVLENPQEAQRLRAAGLKASAATDWAAEGMKMGKVLQTLDAASEPSAGQESLA; encoded by the coding sequence GTGCGTGCGCAATTGGCTTTCTCGGGACCGGCGCATGATGCATGGATTGCCAACATCCGGCTGGCGAACAAGAAAAACGCAACCATGAAACATATATTGCACAAGGCGCGAGCAGCGTGGCGCTATGGCCGCACTCACGGTCTCAAGGCGTTGCGCCAGCGCATCCGGCAAGAGTTCAACAGCCAGGCCCTGATGGGCAGCCCGGTGTTCGCCAAGGCGGAAATTGTCCGCGCCTACGGCTTCGTGGTGGAACATCCCGTCGGGGCACCGTATCGCCCCGGCATGGCGTCTCCCAACACCGTGAACTGGTTCATTCCCCAGGTCGGCCGCGGCTCTGGCGGACATTTGAATATTTTCCGTTTCATCCGCAATCTTGAACATCAGGGATTCGACTGTCGAATCATCATTTCCGGCGGACCGCCGACACTCGATCCCCGGGAAGTCGAACGGGAAATCGCCGATTGGTTTTTCCCCCTGAAAGCCAAGGCCTATATCGGTTCCGACAGCGCGCCGACCGCCCACATTTCGATCGCTACCGCGTGGCACACCGCATACGATGTCCGCAACTTTCAAACGACGCGGCATAAATGCTACTTTGTGCAAGACTATGAGCCCTGGTTCTTCCCCGCGGGCTCACTGGCAACCTTCGCGGAAGAAACCTACCGATTCGGATTCACCGGGATCACGGCCGGCACGTGGCTGGCCGACATGCTGCATAGAGACTTCGGCATGACCACGCACGCCGTGAGCTTCTCCTATGACCGGGAACTCTATCGCGTCCTCCCAAGAAAGAACCCTGAAACAAAGAACATCTTCTTCTACGCGCGTCCAAATACCGCCCGGCGCTCGTTTGAACTGGGCGTGTTGGTACTCGCCGAAGTCGCCAAGCGCCACCCTGACGCCATCGCAGTGCTTGCCGGTGCGGACCTGAGCGGCTATGAAATCCCGTTCAAACATACCAATCCAGGCATCGTCGATCTGGCAGATCTGCCGGCCCTGTACGCGCAATGCGATGTCGGCCTGGTCCTGTCCTTCTCCAATCTGTCGTTGCTGCCGCTCGAGCTCATGGCTTGCGGCGTTCCCGTGGTCAGCAACCGCGCGCCTTGTACCGAGTGGCTGCTCTCTGACGAAATCGCCCTGCTTGAACGTCCTACCGTCCTGGCCCTGGCCAATGCGATCTGCACTGTCCTGGAGAATCCACAGGAAGCACAACGCTTGCGCGCAGCAGGATTGAAAGCCAGTGCGGCGACCGATTGGGCGGCGGAAGGCATGAAAATGGGCAAGGTACTCCAAACCTTGGATGCCGCATCGGAACCGTCCGCCGGACAGGAGTCCCTTGCGTGA